A region from the Vicia villosa cultivar HV-30 ecotype Madison, WI linkage group LG3, Vvil1.0, whole genome shotgun sequence genome encodes:
- the LOC131656768 gene encoding uncharacterized protein LOC131656768, whose product METQVKVKILPEVTPPKDSKLQTYSFRPRMDHKSRSHSCPNSPSWIPNADELSPPSTYFRNRSSGQHISTRNHVEGAESSTPPNEETRRNDIEVMYYGEPTSPKISCTGHIKRKKKPTKEAKGVEVEKHESTFLKMLCNLKKSKYEVRRESNASCLKIIIKNAVKERAHRNKSMSMEENNHGFN is encoded by the coding sequence ATGGAAACACAAGTTAAGGTGAAGATATTACCAGAGGTGACCCCACCTAAAGATTCGAAACTTCAAACATATTCATTCAGACCAAGAATGGATCACAAATCCAGATCTCATTCTTGTCCAAACAGCCCTTCATGGATTCCAAATGCAGACGAACTTTCCCCACCCTCAACATATTTTCGGAACCGTAGTTCCGGACAACATATTTCAACAAGAAATCATGTCGAGGGTGCGGAAAGTTCGACCCCTCCTAACGAAGAAACAAGAAGAAATGATATTGAAGTAATGTATTATGGAGAACCCACTTCACCAAAAATATCATGCACGGGACATATCAAGCGCAAGAAGAAACCGACCAAAGAAGCGAAAGGTGTAGAGGTAGAGAAGCACGAGAGCACGTTTCTAAAGATGTTGTGTAATTTGAAGAAATCAAAATATGAGGTGAGAAGGGAATCCAATGCATCTTGTCTCAAGATTATAATTAAGAATGCTGTTAAGGAAAGAGCGCATAGAAATAAATCTATGTCTATGGAAGAGAACAACCATGGtttcaattaa
- the LOC131659117 gene encoding AT-hook motif nuclear-localized protein 29-like, with the protein MLEDIIAPFFLSKKLKNESSKKTPLGQATPVEVGEKRGNMVTFPNTTRTNNYEKFMMPPPQPQPPSLGEYIHIQREPRENHAIPPSKRTVGRNQGSNKKCKYAIKNEEDPDTIMKMIHIKIPAGRDVVDSLINVAIRHQSNITVLGGVGLVSNITFHNSVSQAPAFTTDQSFQMTSITGTYFIANYGRNPSEVIFERIHSSFSIFLTSNYGKVFGGVIIGKVMTAGDVLITAALSKKHEFYMVPTINERIREVEEDVI; encoded by the coding sequence ATGTTAGAGGACATAATTGCACCGTTCTTTTTATCCAAAAAGTTGAAGAATGAATCCTCAAAGAAAACACCCCTAGGGCAAGCCACACCAGTCGAAGTGGGAGAAAAAAGAGGGAACATGGTAACTTTCCCCAACACGACCAGAACCAACAACTATGAAAAATTTATGATGCCACCCCCACAACCTCAACCACCATCTTTAGGGGAATATATTCATATTCAAAGAGAACCAAGGGAGAATCATGCCATACCTCCCTCTAAGAGAACTGTGGGAAGAAATCAAGGCTCCAATAAAAAATGCAAATATGCTATTAAGAATGAGGAAGATCCTGATACCATTATGAAAATGATTCATATTAAAATCCCTGCTGGACGTGATGTCGTAGATTCTCTCATCAATGTTGCTATACGCCATCAATCTAACATTACAGTCCTAGGTGGTGTCGGTCTTGTCTCTAATATTACTTTTCACAACTCAGTTTCCCAAGCCCCTGCATTTACAACAGACCAATCTTTTCAAATGACATCTATAACAGGAACCTATTTCATTGCCAATTATGGTCGTAATCCTTCTGAAGTCATCTTTGAACGTATTCATTCCTCTTTTTCCATTTTCCTCACATCTAATTATGGGAAAGTGTTTGGCGGAGTTATTATTGGAAAGGTTATGACTGCAGGTGACGTTTTAATCACAGCCGCTCTTTCAAAGAAGCATGAGTTTTATATGGTTCCCACCATCAATGAAAGAATTCGAGAAGTTGAAGAAGATGTTATCTAA